A segment of the Thermodesulfobacteriota bacterium genome:
TCAAGCATGAGCACCACTTAGACCGGTTTGATATCCTATTTGGCTACTTTTTTGAGGGCATAGAATCCATAGAGATGGAAGAGTTTATGAAAATTCCAGAAGAGTGGCTCAAGAAAAGCTTTGATGCCCAGTTTACTGAAGAAGATAAGGCCATGATTAAATCGATTGGCGGCATCGATAAGCTTTTAGAACGTCTAAAAGAACTTATGAAAACCCAGAAAAAAAGACACGAGGGCGGTAACAAGTGGATAGGCACAGGGGGAAGATCC
Coding sequences within it:
- a CDS encoding VWA domain-containing protein, with product MDFFLLLKNDGIPVTIREYLTFLEALDKDVVQYSVEDFYYLSRTSLIKHEHHLDRFDILFGYFFEGIESIEMEEFMKIPEEWLKKSFDAQFTEEDKAMIKSIGGIDKLLERLKELMKTQKKRHEGGNKWIGTGGRS